The candidate division WOR-3 bacterium DNA segment TAGGTTCAGTGCCTATTACAGATGGGTTAAAGAAAGGTGGATGGATTATTGTGAATACAACTCAATTCCCAAAAGATTTTGGTTATGAAAAGGAATTTAAGATCGCCATAATTCCTGCGAAGGAGATTGCTCTTAAATATGGTCTTGGGAGTGAAACTTCTCCTATTGTTAATACAGCGATTCTTGGGGGAGTTATAAAGATCTTAGGGCTCTGTAGTCTTGATTCTCTTAAAAGAGCAATATTAAGTGGAGTCCCTATAAAAAAAGAGGAGAACGTTAAGGCTGCAGAAGAGTCTTATAACAAAATAAAGGTAATAGATGAGTAAGAAAACAGATAGGAAAATTGTCTTTAAAAGTGAGAAGGAGATGCCCCCTGTTGCTATTTCTTTTTACTCAATGGAGTTTAATAAAACGGGTAGCTGGAGGAGTTTTAGGCCTGTAATTGATTATGATAAATGCACTTTTTGTGCCATTTGTTGGAAATTTTGCCCTGAGATTTCAATAAAACTTGAGAAGATAGAGGAGAAAGGAAAAGAAAGATTTAAACCTATTGTTGATTATGATTATTGTAAAGGTTGTGGAATTTGTTGGGAAGAATGTCCTTCTGGAGCTATTAAAGTAGAGGAAGAAAAATGAGAAAAGTTTTAATGGGGAACCACGCTTTGTCCTATGGAGTAAAACTTTCAAGGGCAGAAGTAATTGCGGCTTATCCAATAACTCCTCAGACTGAGGTTGTAGAACTACTTTCTGAGATGTGTGCTTCTGGAGAACTTAAAGCGAAATTTATCAAGGTGGAATCGGAGCATTCTGCAATGGCTGCTCTTATAGGAGCTTCTTTTACAGGAGCAAGGACTTTTACAGCTACTTCTTCTCAAGGTCTTGCTCTTATGCATGAGATGCTCCATTGGGCAGCTGGGGCTAGAACTCCAATTGTGATGGGAAATATAAATAGAGCTTTTGGCCCTCCATGGTCCATTTGGACAGACCAAAATGACTCTCTTTCTCAAAGAGACACAGGTTGGATGCAGGTTTATGCTCAAAACAATCAAGAAGTTTTAGATTCTGTTATCCAAGCTTATAAGGTAGCTGAGACTGTTGAACTTCCCGCAATGATTGTCCTTGCCGCATTTGTGCTTTCCCACACTTCCGAACCAGTTGAAATCCCAGACCAGGAAAAAGTTGATGAATTTCTTCCTCCTTATAAAAGAAAATATAAGATAGATCCAGAAGAACCTCACGCATTTGGGGGGTTAACAACTCCTGATAACTATTTTGAATTTAGATATAAGATTCAGAAAGCTATGGAAAAAGCCTTGAATGAATGGGAAAAGGTTGGAGAGGAATTTGGAGAGATTTTTGGGAGAAGATACGGTCTTGTTGAAACTTATAAGGCTGAGGATGCGAAAAATTTAATTGTTTCCTCAGGAACTATTGCTTCTACAGCAAGGAGAGCTGTAGATATCCTTCGCGAAAAAGGAGAGAAGGTTGGTCTTATTCGAGTTAGAGTTTTTAGACCTTTTCCTGGCGAAAAAATTAGTGAGATTCTAAGTTCTGCCAACAAAGCTGTTGTTATTGACAGGAATATAAGTTTTGGTGCTTCTGGTATATTCTATCAAGAGATAAAAGCTGCTATTTATAATAAAATTAAAAAACCAAAAATATTTGGTGTAATAACAGGCCTTGGAGGAAGAGATGTTACAAGCAAGGATATTGTGGAAATATATAAAGAGGTAATGAAGATGGAGGAGCCATCTTCTGAAATAATTTGGCAGGGTGTAAATTTATGAAATTGAGTATTCCAGAAGAAGAAATAATTGGCTTGGGGAATTTTGGATGTCAAGGATGTGGTGCTGTTCTTGCGATGAGATACGCTCTTAAAGCTTTAGGTAGAAATACCATTATTACCCTGCCAGCCTGTTGTTGGTCGGTGATCGACGGTCCTTTTCCTCATTCCTTAGTAAATGTTTCTCTTTTTCATACGGCTTTTGAAACCGCTGCTCCTGCAGCTTCAGGGATTAGAGCAGGTTTAGAAGTAAAAGGTAAGAAGGCAAATGTTGTTGCCTGGGCTGGGGATGGAGCTACTTATGACATAGGTTTTGGAGCAATTTCTGGAGTGGCAGAAAGAAATGAGGACATAATTTATGTATGTTATGATAATGAAGCATATATGAATACAGGAAATCAAAGAAGTAGCGCCACACCTTTTAAAGCAGTAACAACCACAACACCTATTAATTCTCCAAAGGAGAATCACAAAAAGGATATTGTTTCTATAATGGCGGATCACCAGATCCCATATCTTGCTACAGCTTCAATTGCTTATCCTGAAGATTTAATAGAGAAATTTAAAAAGGCAAAAGATATAAAAGGGATGAGGTTTATGCTTATATTTTGTCCCTGCCCTACAGGTTGGAAATATTCTCCCTCTTTAACAATTAAACTTGCAAGGCTGGCTGTTCAAACGAGGATTTTCCCTCTTCTTGAAGTTGAGTTTGGGAAGAAGTGGGCTCTTACAAAAGATATTCTAAGACCAAAACCTGTTGAAGAGTATCTTAAACTCCAAGGTAGATTTAAACATCTTAAGGAAGAAGATATAAAAGAAATTCAACATCTTGTGGATGAGAATTGGGAAAGACTACTTGAAAAAATAAAAAGATGATTTTATATTTAAGAAAAAGGAGGTTTTAGAATGTCAGGTCATTCTAAATGGCATAGAATAAGACATCAGAAAGCTCAAGAAGATAAGAAAAGAGGAATGCTATTTTCGAAGCTTGCTCGAAAGATTTCTGTAGCTGCAAGAAAAGGGAAAGATCCGGAGAAGAATATTGAACTTCGCAATGCTATTGAAGAAGCCAGAAATAACAATATGCCAAAGGATAATATTGAAAGGGCAATTCTTAGGGGCTCAGGAGAACTTGAGGGTGTGGAATATTCAGAAGTTTCTTATGAAGGTTATGGACCAGGAGGAGTTGCTTTACTCATTGAGTGTTTAACAGATAATAAAAATAGGACGGCTTCCGGGATAAGACACATAATGGAGACAAATGGTGGAAAATTAGGAGCAGAAGGTTGTGTCTCTTATCTTTTTGAAAGGAAAGGCATTATTTATGTTCCAAAGAAAAATGTTCAAGAGGAAGAGCTTTATGATGTTGCTATTGAAGCAGGAGCTTCGGATATAAAAGAAGAAGATGAGGTTTTTGAAATTCATACAACTGATAACGATTTACACAAAGTTTACAAAGCACTTCGGGATAAGAACATTCCTGTGGAGCATTTCCAGATTACATTCCTTCCAAAAGTCACAAAGTCTGTAGAAGATGAAGAGGCAAGAAGATTGCTTCGGCTTATTGCTAAGTTAGAAGACCTTGAAGACGTTCAAGCTGTCCATTCTAATTTTGAGATTTCAGATAAAATTCTCGCAGAGATAGGTTCCGAAAATTGAAAATTCTGGGAATAGACCCTGGTCTTTCCCAAACAGGGATTGCTATATTCTCTCAAGGAGAAGAGGGTTTTAAAATTTCGTGGAAGACTTTGAGGCATAAAAAGGGGAATGGGAGGTTATATAAGTACTTTGAGGCCCTTTTGGAATTAATTCAAAAGGAAAAACCAGATAAGATTGTTATAGAAAGTATTTTTCATGGTCCTAGTGTAGAAACATTAATCAAGATTGCGGAGCTTCGAGGAGTTTATTTACTTCTTGCCGAGATGAAAAAATTACCTATTTTAGAGTTTACTCCAAGGGAGATAAAACAATCAGTTACAGGTTCAGGAGCTTCTTCTAAAGAACAGGTCCGATTTATGGTAAAAAAAATTCTTGGGATCAATGAACAAATTTCTTTTGATGTTTCTGATGCTTTTGCTGCAATAATCTGTTATTTAAACAAGGTATGCTTGAATCAATTAAGGGAGTAGTTTTAGAGATAAATAAAGAAAAAATTACCTTGGATGTTGGTGGTTTTGGAGTTTTAGTTAATGCTGTTATGGAGAGTGCTTTTCCTTTGGTCGGAGACGAAATTTTTCTTTATACTCATCTCTCAATGACTCAAAATGGTGTTGAGATCTACGGTTTTGAAAATAAAGAGGAAAGAGAACTTTTTAGAACCCTTATTAAAATTCCAAATATTGGGCCTAAAACTGCTTTTTCTTTAATGGTTAGTCTTGGAGGGAGTGGGATTAGAAAGGCTTTGGATGAGGAGAATGCCGATCTAATTTCAAATGTTAAAGGGATTGGGAGTAAAACAGCGAAAAGAATAATTCTTGAGCTTAAAGATAAATTAAAATTTACCCCAACAAAGGAATTTGAAGAGGCAAAAAGAGCTCTTATTACCATAGGGTATAGTGCAAAGGAAGCAGAAGAGGCAATTAGAGAGGTTATGAAGAAAGAAAAATATCTGTCTGTGGATGAAATAGTTAAAAAGGTGTTGAAGGAAACATGAGAATTACTTCCCCTTCTTTAGATCCTCTTGATGCACAATACGAAAAAAGTCTTCGCCCAAGATGGTTTTCTGAGTTTATAAATCAAGATAGGGTAAAAGAAAATCTTGAAGTTTTTACAAAAGCAGCAAAAAAAAGGAATGAGCCTCTTGATCACATTCTTCTTTTTGGCCCACCAGGGCTTGGGAAAACGACCCTTGCCTACATTATAGCGAATGAGTTAGGAGTTAATATAACAACTGTGGCAGGACCGGTTTTACAAAAACCAAGAGATCTTGCAGGCATTCTTACAAAACTTCATCGTTTTGATGTGCTTTTTATTGATGAAATTCATCGTCTTAATAAGAATGTGGAGGAATACTTATATAAAGCGATGGAAGATTTTTCTATTGATATAACAATAGATTCTGGGCCAAATGCAAGGTCAATAGAAATAAATCTCCAACCCTTTACCTTAGTTGGGGCAACAACAAGGACAGGACTCCTTTCAGGGGCTCTCCGATCAAGGTTTGGTTATAGCCCTCGTCTCAGTCATTATCATTGGGAAGACTTAACTTTGATTCTTGAGCGTTCTGCAAAAATCCTTGACATAAAAATAACTGAGGAAGCTTTGGAAGAGATAGCAAAAAGATCAAGGGGAACGCCAAGAATAGCAAACAGATTGTTGCGAAGGGTCAGAGATTTTGCAGAGGTTAAAGGTAAGAAAAAAATTGACTTAGAAATAACAAAATACGCCTTAGAACAACTTGAGGTTGATTCCTGCGGCCTTGACATTATGGATAAAGCAATTTTAAAAACAATAATAGAAAAATTTGGAGGAGGTCCTGTTGGATTAAAAACTCTTGCCACTTCTCTTGGGGAAAGTGCAGAAACAATTGAAGAAGTTTTTGAGCCATTTTTAATAATAAGTGGATTTTTGAAAAGAACTCCTCAAGGCAGAGAAGCAACACCTCTTGCTTATGAACATCTAAATCTTTCTCCTCCTCATAATAAAGGGAGAGCTAAAACTCTATTTTAATGAAACTAAATAAATTAAGAATACTTTTTGTTGTTTTACTTCTCTTTTTTTTCTGTAAAAAGATAGATTTTGCAAAAGATGAATTTTTAGAAGGAGAAGCCCTTATTGTTATAGGAAAGAAACTCATTTTGGATTTGCTTAAAAGACCAAATCTAATGATTTACGAGGCAGAGTTCTGGAGAGGAATTCATTATGCAGAAGCTTGTGCAGGGTTTGGTGCGGCAAGACTCGCGGGTCTTTTTAGGGATAAAGAAATAATTGAGAAAATTACTATTCGTTACAGAAGAGTAGTAGAAGATGGCTTAATTAGGAATCCAAACCATGTGGATGCGAATGTGTATGGGATCTTACCCCTTGAGTTGTATATCCAAACTAAGGATGAGAGTTTTCTTAAAGAGGGTCTTGAGCTTGCGAATAAACAGTGGGAGGATACTCTCCCTGGCGGAATAACTAAACAGATTAGATATTGGATTGATGATGTTTGGATGATTGGCGCTCTTCAGATCCAAGCGTATAGGGCAACTAGGAAAGAGATTTATCTTGAAAGGGCTGCCAAGGTAATTAGTTTATACCTTAAGAGGCTGCAAAAAGAGAATGGTTTATTTTATCATGGAGAAGAAGCTCCAATTTTCTGGGGTAGGGGAAATGGTTGGGTAGCTGTAGGGTTGGCAGAGTTGTTGACAGAACTTCCTTCAACTAATCCTTATTATCCTTCAATTTTAGAAGGATATAGGAAAATGATGAATGCATTAATAAAATATCAAACTAAAAGTGGTATGTGGAGGCAGATTTTAGATAAAGAGAAATCTTGGGAAGAGAGTTCCTGCACAGCAATGTTTGGTTATGCAATAACAGTGGGTGTAAAAAAAGGTCTTTTACCAAGAGAGAAATTTACGCCTGCTTATAAGAAAGCTTGGAAAGCTCTTGTTAAATATATAGACGAAGAAGGAAAGTTGACAAATGTGTGTGGTGGGACAGGAAAAAGTAAAGAGATAAGTTACTATCTCAACCGTCCAAAACTAAAAGGAGATCTTCATGGGCAAGCTGCTTGCCTCTGGTTTGTTTATAGCCTTTTATTTGAATATTAATTCCTCTTGCAAGAAAATCTTTTTGCTATAAAATAAAATTAATGAAAGGTGTTCTTAAAAAAGTAGAATTAATAAAAGATTACATAGTAAAAGTAAGGAGAGAATTACATCAGCATCCAGAGCCTGCTTTCGAAGAGACTTGGACCCATAATTTTATTGAAAGGGAGCTTAAAGCTATAGGGCTTAAACCGAAGACTTTAAATAAAACAGGTCTTATAGCGGATTTGGGGAAAGGAAAAAAAAGAGTAGCTTTGAGAGCAGATATGGATGCCTTACCCATTAAAGAAGAAACTTCTTTACCATACAAGTCAAAAAATGAAGGTTATATGCATGCCTGTGGCCATGATGCTCATATGGCTATGCTTCTTGGAGTTGCAAAGCTTCTTTCTGGTGAAAAGGACCCCCCTCCAGTAAGATTCATATTTCAACCTTCTGAGGAAAAAATCCCAGGAGGAGCGAAGGGAATGATAGAAGAAGGAGCTTTAAAAGGGGTGTCAGAGATTTATGCAATTCACATTAAACCAGATGAGGAGCTCGGAAAATTAATATTAAAAAAGGGGGTTATGCTTGCAGCTGCTGACGAGATGGAAATAAAGATAAAAGGGAAAGGTTCACACGCTGCAGAACCACATAAAGGGGTAGATCCTATTTATGTTTCTGCTTTGTTTATAAATCAAATCCAAGGGCTTGTTTCAAGAAGGAGTAATCCTCAGACTCCATTTGTTATTTCTATCTGTGCAATTCATGGAGGCACAGCATTTAATATAATTCCAGATGAGGTTGAAATGAAGGGAACTGTTAGGACGGTTGAGAAAGAATTGTGGCAGAATGCCCCTCAATGGATTGGAGATGTTCTTGAAGCTCTTAAGATATCCTTAGGAGCAGACTATGAACTTTTGTATCGGAGAGGTTATCCCATATTAAAGAATGATCCGCAAAAGACAGAGGAATTAGCGAACTTGGCAAAAGAGTTATTCAAAATTGAGTTTATGGAAGCTCCAATTATGGGCGGAGAGGATTTCGCTTATTATCTTGAGAAAGTTCCAGGAGCTTTTGTCTTTATGGGGGGTGGTAATTCAAAGAAGGGAATTCATTCTAAACTTCACTCTTCTACCTTTAATATTGATGAAGATTCTCTTGTTTTTGGGGTAGCCCTACTTTATCTTCTTGTTAAAAGATAAACTGTTAAATTGATAACAAGTCTTCAATATAATAAACCCCCTATAAACGCTTGACAAGGTAAAAACTTTCTTTATATTTTTTTTATTTTTGTAAGAAAAATGAAAATAGCATTAATAGGTTTAGGAACTGTAAATAGAGGTTTTTTAGAATTGCTTCTTGAAAAGAAGGAGGAACTTTCGGAAAAATATAATTTTTCTCCTTTAGTTGTAGCTATTTCCGATCCTTTAGTAGGCTCTGTTTTCTCTGAAGAAGGAATTGTGATTGAGGAGGTAATATCCTTATTAGAGAAAGAAAATAGTATAAAGAATTATTCTTCTGGGGAAAAGGGGTGGGATTCCGAGAAGACCATATTAGAATCAGGAGCAGATACAATTGTGGAGGCAACACCAACAGATTTAAAAACAGGTGATCCTGGTTTGTCTCTTCTTCGACTTGCTCTAACTAATAAAAAGGATGTTGTTACAACTAATAAGGGCCCCATTGCTCTTGCTTATAAAGAATTAAAAAAGCTTGCTCAACAAAATGGGGTTTTTTTAAGATTTGAAGGAACTGTTCTTTCAGGGACACCTGTAATAAATTTTGTTCAGGCTAACTTAAAGGGAATAGAGATAAAAGAAGTGAGAGGGATAATGAATGGAACCGCTAATTATATCCTTACTAAAATGGAGCTTGGATTTTCTTATGAAGAGGCACTAAGTAGAGCAAAAAAGAAGGGGATTGCAGAAGAGCAACCCGAAGCTGATATAAAAGGTTGGGATTCGGCTGCAAAGATAGTAATAATTGCAAATGTTCTTATGGGAGGAAATTTAAAGGTTAGTGAGGTGAGTGTTAAGGGTATTGATACTGTTACCGAGAAGGATATAATCAAAGCTCTAAATGAAGGTAAGCACTGGAAACTAATAGCTACAGCAAGAAAAGAGGGGGATAAGATAATTGCTTCTGTTACACCAGAAATTTTAAGTGATAAAGATCCTCTTTCTAAAATAACAGGAACAATAAATGCAATAAATTTTGCAACGGATGTTCTTGGGAATGTAATGATCTCAGGCCCTGGAGCAGGAAAAAGGGAGACTGGTTATGCTATTCTTTCTGATCTAATTTATATAAATGAAAAAAGGAGGGTATAAGTGGAGAAAAAAAGAGAAAGATGGGGTTCAAGGGCTTCTTTTCTTTTTGCAGTTATTGGCTCTACAGTAGGACTTGGTAATGTTTGGAGATTTCCTTATATCACATATGAAAATGGGGGAGGAGCCTTTTTGATCCCTTATTTAGTTGCCTTAATTACAGCAGGAATACCCTTAATGATATTGGAATATTATGTTGGACATTTTACTCAGAGCTCTCCTCCACTTGCTTTTAAAAAAGTCTGGCATAGGTCAGAATGGATTGGTTGGTTTGCCATATTAATCATATTCTTTTTATCCACCTATTACTGCACTATTATGGGTTGGTGTTTTAATTATCTGTATCACTCTTTTACATTGAGATGGGGGAATACAGCTCAATCAGTGAGTTCTTTCTTTAACAATAGCGTTCTTCAACTTTCAAAATCTCCGTCTATTTTGGGTGGGATTAGATGGCCAATAGTTTTTGGTTTGGCTGCTGTTTGGATATGGATTTATTTAAGTTTATTTAAAGGAATTGAAACTCTTGGTAAAATTGTTTATTTTACGGTTATAATTCCATGGGTGATAATTGTGGTTATGGTTGTAAGAGGACTGACCCTTCCTGGGGCTTTGGAGGGAATCAAGTTTTATCTTACCCCAAAATTTCCGGCTCTCCTTAATCCTAAAGTTTGGCTTGCTGCTTATGGCCAGGTGTTCTTTACATTATCTCTTGCTATGGGAACTTTAATTGTTTATGCAAGTTATTTACATGAGGAAGCAGATATTACCGCAAATGCTTACATAACAAGTGTGGCTGATACTTTAACCGCTTTTGTTGCAGGATTTGCTGTGTTTTCTACTCTTGGGTATCTTGCTCAAGCTACAGGTGTGACTATTAAAGATGTTGTGACTTCTGGAATTGGGCTTGCTTTTGTCACTTATCCTACAGCTATAAGTTTACTTCCAGTTGGCGCTCAGTTCTTTGGAGCTCTTTTCTTTCTCTTACTCTTAACCCTTGGAATAGACTCGGCTTTTTCAATGGTTGAACCTGTAGTTGAAAGTATCGTAGATAAATGGGGGAAAAAGAAAAAATATGTTCTTCCAATTATTTGTTTTTTGGGTTTTCTTTTTGGTTTTCCTTTTGCAACGAAAGCTGGGCTTTACTGGATTGATATAGTAGACCATTTTATAACAAACTATGGGATAACATTGGTTGGTTTGTGTGAATGTATACTCATAGGTTATGTGCTTGGTGCTAAGAAGGCAAGAGAATATATAAATAGGGTTTCAGAAAAGAAAATAGGTAAATGGTGGGATATATTTATAATGATTATTACTCCTACTTTTCTTGGAATTTCTTTTGTTATGCAGTTATTCAAGCTTCTCTTCGGGATTATTGTGAAGAAAGAAGGATATGGAGGTTATGAACCATGGACAACTTATTTGGCTATAGGTTTTATTCTCATTTTGATAATTAGCTCTATATTTCTTGCTAAAAGAAAAGGAGCAGTATAGAGAACTCTAAAAGTATGGATGGTTCTTAAGGCTTGCGTCTACTAAGTGATTTTATATATTAAGTTCAAAATGGATTTTGATTTTATTGTGATAGGGGCAGGCCCTATAGGTTCATATATAGGAAAGTTACTTGCGGAAGAGGGTTTTTCTGTTGGTATTTTTGAAAAGAAGAAAGAGATTGGAGAGGAAATTGTTTGTAGCGGAATTGTTGGGGAAGAAGCTTTCAAAAGATTTGACCTTCCAAAGGAAGCAATTTTAAGAAGTATTCCTTCTCTTAAGATTTTTTCCCCTTCTCTTATACCTATAGAATACTCAAGGAAAGAACCTTTTGCTTTTATTGTTGACAGGAAAGTTTTTGATACCATTTTGTTTAAAAGTGCAATAGAAAAAGGTGTAAAAGGCTTCTTGGAGAGTAAAGTAATTAATATTGTTAAGGAGAAAAATGGAGTTTCGGTAAAATGCCTGAAAAGAGGCAAAGAGTTTCAAAAAACTGGAAGATGTATTATTTTGGCTTCAGGAACAGATTTTTCTCTCCACTATAAAGCTGGTCTTTCATTGCCAGAGAGATTGCTTTGGGGTAGTGAAGTAGAGGTAAAAGGAGGATCTTCTAAAGCCCCTATTGAAGTTTATGTTCTAAACAAGCCTAATTTGGGTTCTTTTGGGTGGGTTATTCCTTTAAAAGGATATACGAAAATAGGGACACTTTCGGAATCTCCTAAAAGGGAGTCTATAAATACTATGAGAGTTAAATGTGATGGGAGATTCTCCTTTGATTTTAAAAGGGTAAAAACCTCTCCGGTTGTCTGTGGTTTTGTGAAGAAAGTTGTGGCAGATAGGGTAATTGCAGT contains these protein-coding regions:
- a CDS encoding 2-oxoacid:acceptor oxidoreductase family protein, with protein sequence MLEIRLHGRGGQGTVVAARILAEALSIEGKFVQAFPEYGVERRGAPVCAFLRIDENVIYERSRIYEPDHIVVLDPALVGSVPITDGLKKGGWIIVNTTQFPKDFGYEKEFKIAIIPAKEIALKYGLGSETSPIVNTAILGGVIKILGLCSLDSLKRAILSGVPIKKEENVKAAEESYNKIKVIDE
- a CDS encoding 4Fe-4S binding protein is translated as MPPVAISFYSMEFNKTGSWRSFRPVIDYDKCTFCAICWKFCPEISIKLEKIEEKGKERFKPIVDYDYCKGCGICWEECPSGAIKVEEEK
- a CDS encoding transketolase C-terminal domain-containing protein, whose product is MRKVLMGNHALSYGVKLSRAEVIAAYPITPQTEVVELLSEMCASGELKAKFIKVESEHSAMAALIGASFTGARTFTATSSQGLALMHEMLHWAAGARTPIVMGNINRAFGPPWSIWTDQNDSLSQRDTGWMQVYAQNNQEVLDSVIQAYKVAETVELPAMIVLAAFVLSHTSEPVEIPDQEKVDEFLPPYKRKYKIDPEEPHAFGGLTTPDNYFEFRYKIQKAMEKALNEWEKVGEEFGEIFGRRYGLVETYKAEDAKNLIVSSGTIASTARRAVDILREKGEKVGLIRVRVFRPFPGEKISEILSSANKAVVIDRNISFGASGIFYQEIKAAIYNKIKKPKIFGVITGLGGRDVTSKDIVEIYKEVMKMEEPSSEIIWQGVNL
- a CDS encoding thiamine pyrophosphate-dependent enzyme is translated as MKLSIPEEEIIGLGNFGCQGCGAVLAMRYALKALGRNTIITLPACCWSVIDGPFPHSLVNVSLFHTAFETAAPAASGIRAGLEVKGKKANVVAWAGDGATYDIGFGAISGVAERNEDIIYVCYDNEAYMNTGNQRSSATPFKAVTTTTPINSPKENHKKDIVSIMADHQIPYLATASIAYPEDLIEKFKKAKDIKGMRFMLIFCPCPTGWKYSPSLTIKLARLAVQTRIFPLLEVEFGKKWALTKDILRPKPVEEYLKLQGRFKHLKEEDIKEIQHLVDENWERLLEKIKR
- a CDS encoding YebC/PmpR family DNA-binding transcriptional regulator, producing the protein MSGHSKWHRIRHQKAQEDKKRGMLFSKLARKISVAARKGKDPEKNIELRNAIEEARNNNMPKDNIERAILRGSGELEGVEYSEVSYEGYGPGGVALLIECLTDNKNRTASGIRHIMETNGGKLGAEGCVSYLFERKGIIYVPKKNVQEEELYDVAIEAGASDIKEEDEVFEIHTTDNDLHKVYKALRDKNIPVEHFQITFLPKVTKSVEDEEARRLLRLIAKLEDLEDVQAVHSNFEISDKILAEIGSEN
- the ruvC gene encoding crossover junction endodeoxyribonuclease RuvC: MKILGIDPGLSQTGIAIFSQGEEGFKISWKTLRHKKGNGRLYKYFEALLELIQKEKPDKIVIESIFHGPSVETLIKIAELRGVYLLLAEMKKLPILEFTPREIKQSVTGSGASSKEQVRFMVKKILGINEQISFDVSDAFAAIICYLNKVCLNQLRE
- the ruvA gene encoding Holliday junction branch migration protein RuvA; translation: MLESIKGVVLEINKEKITLDVGGFGVLVNAVMESAFPLVGDEIFLYTHLSMTQNGVEIYGFENKEERELFRTLIKIPNIGPKTAFSLMVSLGGSGIRKALDEENADLISNVKGIGSKTAKRIILELKDKLKFTPTKEFEEAKRALITIGYSAKEAEEAIREVMKKEKYLSVDEIVKKVLKET
- the ruvB gene encoding Holliday junction branch migration DNA helicase RuvB, which encodes MRITSPSLDPLDAQYEKSLRPRWFSEFINQDRVKENLEVFTKAAKKRNEPLDHILLFGPPGLGKTTLAYIIANELGVNITTVAGPVLQKPRDLAGILTKLHRFDVLFIDEIHRLNKNVEEYLYKAMEDFSIDITIDSGPNARSIEINLQPFTLVGATTRTGLLSGALRSRFGYSPRLSHYHWEDLTLILERSAKILDIKITEEALEEIAKRSRGTPRIANRLLRRVRDFAEVKGKKKIDLEITKYALEQLEVDSCGLDIMDKAILKTIIEKFGGGPVGLKTLATSLGESAETIEEVFEPFLIISGFLKRTPQGREATPLAYEHLNLSPPHNKGRAKTLF
- a CDS encoding glycoside hydrolase family 88 protein; the encoded protein is MKLNKLRILFVVLLLFFFCKKIDFAKDEFLEGEALIVIGKKLILDLLKRPNLMIYEAEFWRGIHYAEACAGFGAARLAGLFRDKEIIEKITIRYRRVVEDGLIRNPNHVDANVYGILPLELYIQTKDESFLKEGLELANKQWEDTLPGGITKQIRYWIDDVWMIGALQIQAYRATRKEIYLERAAKVISLYLKRLQKENGLFYHGEEAPIFWGRGNGWVAVGLAELLTELPSTNPYYPSILEGYRKMMNALIKYQTKSGMWRQILDKEKSWEESSCTAMFGYAITVGVKKGLLPREKFTPAYKKAWKALVKYIDEEGKLTNVCGGTGKSKEISYYLNRPKLKGDLHGQAACLWFVYSLLFEY
- a CDS encoding amidohydrolase, which gives rise to MKGVLKKVELIKDYIVKVRRELHQHPEPAFEETWTHNFIERELKAIGLKPKTLNKTGLIADLGKGKKRVALRADMDALPIKEETSLPYKSKNEGYMHACGHDAHMAMLLGVAKLLSGEKDPPPVRFIFQPSEEKIPGGAKGMIEEGALKGVSEIYAIHIKPDEELGKLILKKGVMLAAADEMEIKIKGKGSHAAEPHKGVDPIYVSALFINQIQGLVSRRSNPQTPFVISICAIHGGTAFNIIPDEVEMKGTVRTVEKELWQNAPQWIGDVLEALKISLGADYELLYRRGYPILKNDPQKTEELANLAKELFKIEFMEAPIMGGEDFAYYLEKVPGAFVFMGGGNSKKGIHSKLHSSTFNIDEDSLVFGVALLYLLVKR
- a CDS encoding homoserine dehydrogenase gives rise to the protein MKIALIGLGTVNRGFLELLLEKKEELSEKYNFSPLVVAISDPLVGSVFSEEGIVIEEVISLLEKENSIKNYSSGEKGWDSEKTILESGADTIVEATPTDLKTGDPGLSLLRLALTNKKDVVTTNKGPIALAYKELKKLAQQNGVFLRFEGTVLSGTPVINFVQANLKGIEIKEVRGIMNGTANYILTKMELGFSYEEALSRAKKKGIAEEQPEADIKGWDSAAKIVIIANVLMGGNLKVSEVSVKGIDTVTEKDIIKALNEGKHWKLIATARKEGDKIIASVTPEILSDKDPLSKITGTINAINFATDVLGNVMISGPGAGKRETGYAILSDLIYINEKRRV
- a CDS encoding sodium-dependent transporter; the protein is MEKKRERWGSRASFLFAVIGSTVGLGNVWRFPYITYENGGGAFLIPYLVALITAGIPLMILEYYVGHFTQSSPPLAFKKVWHRSEWIGWFAILIIFFLSTYYCTIMGWCFNYLYHSFTLRWGNTAQSVSSFFNNSVLQLSKSPSILGGIRWPIVFGLAAVWIWIYLSLFKGIETLGKIVYFTVIIPWVIIVVMVVRGLTLPGALEGIKFYLTPKFPALLNPKVWLAAYGQVFFTLSLAMGTLIVYASYLHEEADITANAYITSVADTLTAFVAGFAVFSTLGYLAQATGVTIKDVVTSGIGLAFVTYPTAISLLPVGAQFFGALFFLLLLTLGIDSAFSMVEPVVESIVDKWGKKKKYVLPIICFLGFLFGFPFATKAGLYWIDIVDHFITNYGITLVGLCECILIGYVLGAKKAREYINRVSEKKIGKWWDIFIMIITPTFLGISFVMQLFKLLFGIIVKKEGYGGYEPWTTYLAIGFILILIISSIFLAKRKGAV
- a CDS encoding NAD(P)/FAD-dependent oxidoreductase, which gives rise to MDFDFIVIGAGPIGSYIGKLLAEEGFSVGIFEKKKEIGEEIVCSGIVGEEAFKRFDLPKEAILRSIPSLKIFSPSLIPIEYSRKEPFAFIVDRKVFDTILFKSAIEKGVKGFLESKVINIVKEKNGVSVKCLKRGKEFQKTGRCIILASGTDFSLHYKAGLSLPERLLWGSEVEVKGGSSKAPIEVYVLNKPNLGSFGWVIPLKGYTKIGTLSESPKRESINTMRVKCDGRFSFDFKRVKTSPVVCGFVKKVVADRVIAVGEAAGQVKTTTGGGIYYGLIGASLAKEVLLKAAKMDNFSIKILKDYQKSLKREFGEEIKSGIMVRKLTSKMTSQIIDKFFYFLKENPSIKEELENAFRFDYHKDIITSGIKLFIKEIL